The Nitrospira sp. SG-bin1 genome has a window encoding:
- a CDS encoding methyltransferase: MIPPEYVFHRVEDQRELQRLRTIEQVFDSASRRRLSATGLQAGWSCLEVGPGAGSILRWLSEVVEPTGRVDAVDLSTKFLGGHILSNVTVHEGDIRTLPIPDSTFDLVHARYVLIHVPDVDVALSRMLAVVKPGGWLVLEEPDFSGARGVIGTTTQLAAVQRVNLAITVMYDQLKMDYQLGLKLPALLQQKGLTSLTVEHDAPLSPGRSGMATIMGMSALQLREKYLATGVVTEQDLDLYGRFADDPESWAIYYATVAVTAQKPR, translated from the coding sequence ATGATACCACCTGAGTACGTCTTTCATCGCGTTGAAGATCAGCGGGAATTGCAACGGCTCCGGACGATCGAACAGGTGTTCGATTCTGCAAGCCGTCGTCGTTTGTCGGCCACCGGATTGCAGGCCGGTTGGTCTTGCCTGGAAGTGGGGCCAGGTGCCGGATCGATCCTCCGTTGGCTCAGCGAGGTAGTGGAGCCGACTGGACGAGTGGACGCGGTGGATCTCTCCACAAAGTTTCTGGGTGGCCATATCCTCTCCAACGTGACGGTACACGAAGGCGATATTCGAACGCTGCCTATCCCCGATTCCACCTTCGACCTCGTGCATGCCCGCTACGTGCTGATCCATGTCCCCGATGTCGACGTCGCTTTATCGCGGATGCTGGCGGTCGTAAAACCTGGTGGATGGCTCGTCCTGGAGGAGCCGGATTTTTCTGGCGCCCGTGGCGTGATCGGCACCACTACGCAACTCGCCGCCGTCCAACGCGTCAATCTGGCGATTACGGTGATGTACGACCAGCTCAAGATGGATTACCAACTGGGTCTGAAACTGCCGGCCCTCTTGCAACAGAAAGGATTGACCTCGTTGACGGTCGAGCATGACGCCCCCCTCTCCCCTGGCCGATCCGGTATGGCGACGATCATGGGCATGTCGGCCCTGCAATTGCGCGAGAAATATCTCGCCACCGGTGTGGTGACTGAGCAGGATCTCGATCTCTACGGCCGTTTCGCCGACGATCCGGAGTCCTGGGCCATCTATTATGCGACGGTGGCGGTGACCGCGCAGAAACCTCGATGA